The Chitinophagales bacterium genomic interval GCGACAAATAATTAATGGAGTACCGTGTCACCGCTCTGTTTACATTCCCTGATACAGCAATGCAGTATCAAAGAACAGCAACAAGTTCTTGTCTAATCCTGTTTGATCATCTTCTTAGTATTAATAACATTGCCATCTACGACTAATGAAAAAGTATAAACACCATTTTCCAATTGAGATGTTAGTACAGTAAGTTGACCGTTACCACGACCAATAATTTCAACACGGTTGATTTCCCTGCCGGTTTCATTATTGAAAATGATAAGAGCTTGCTGAACTGATGCATCAATATAGTATGGAATGGTGCATTGATCTTTATGTGGGTTAGGAATAATTTGACCAAGATAGGTTTGATGATTTGATGTAAGCTCAACGATTTGCTTAATTTACATTTTCAACTCCATCATTGAAAGTGTTGCGGATACCTAAGCCGCAGCAACCATCGAGTTGTGCCTGCAGTTCATTTACTTTTTGATCTTCCTGCTGAAGGGCTGAAATCAATATTGGAATAACTCCGATATAGTTCATATAGGAAACATCAAATGCTTCGTGAGTCTGATTACCATCAGCATCGTACTGTGCAGGAATTGTAAAGTTCTTTA includes:
- a CDS encoding T9SS type A sorting domain-containing protein; translated protein: MKQIVELTSNHQTYLGQIIPNPHKDQCTIPYYIDASVQQALIIFNNETGREINRVEIIGRGNGQLTVLTSQLENGVYTFSLVVDGNVINTKKMIKQD